From Phragmites australis chromosome 5, lpPhrAust1.1, whole genome shotgun sequence, a single genomic window includes:
- the LOC133918330 gene encoding spliceosome-associated protein 130 A-like, translating to MYLYSLTLQRATGAVCAVIGSFSGRDSKKASASVSASTQEIAVARGSTLDLLRTDPETGRLRTLLSVDVFGVIRSLAQFRLTGATKDYLVVGSDSGRLVILEYSPDRNRLDKVHQETFGKSGCRRIVPGQLLAVDPKGRALCIAALEKQKLVYVLNRDAAARLTISSPLEAHKSNTLTFSLAALDCGFDNPIFSAIELEYAESDRDPTGQAANQAQKLLTFYELDLGLNHVSRKASEPIDNGANLLVTVPGGGDGPSGVLVCCDNFVLYRNQGHPEIRAVIPRRADLPAERGVLIVAAATHRQKSLFFFLLQTEYGDIFKVDLEHSGDTVSELRIKYFDTIPVASAICVLRSGFLFATSEFGNHALYQFRDIGRDADVESSSATLMETEEGFQPVFFQPRALKNLIRIDEIESLMPVMDMRIANLFDEETPQVFTACGRGPRSTLRILRPGLAISEMARSMLPAEPIAVWTVKKNINDMFDAYIVVSFANVTLVLSIGETIEEVSDSQFLDTTHSLAVTLLGEDSLMQVHPNGIRHIREDGRVNEWRTPGKKTITKVGSNRLQVVIALSGGELIYFEMDMTGQLMEVEKQDMSGDVACLAIAPVPEGRQRSRFLAVGSYDNTIRILSLDPDDCLQPLSVQSVSSAPESLLFLEVQASVGVEDGAEYPANLFLNAGLQNGVLFRTNVDMVTGQLSDTRSRFLGLRPPKLFPCSVSHRQAMLCLSSRPWLGYIHQGHFLLTPLSCDTLESAASFSSDQCSEGVVAVAGDALRIFTIERLGETFNETAIPLRYTPRKFVILPKKKYLAVIESDKGAFSAEEREAAKKECLEASGAVENGNANNGDQMENGDGQEYGAEEGSTFPDEQYGYPKAESERWVSCIRILDPRSRDTTCLLELQDNEAAVSICTVNFHDKEHGTLLAVGTAKGLQFWPKRSLAGGFIHIYKFVDEGRSLGLLHKTQVEEVPLALCQFQGRLLAGVGSVLRLYDLGKRKLLRKCENKLFPRTIVSIHTYRDRIYVGDMQESFHYCKYRRDENQLYIFADDSVPRWLTAAQQVDFDTVAGADKFGNIYFARLPQDISDEIEEDPTGGKIKWEQGKLNGAPNKVEEIVQFHVGDVVTCLQKASLIPGGGECLIYGTVMGSVGALFAFTSREDVDFFSHLEMHLRQEHPPLCGRDHMAYRSAYFPVKDVIDGDLCEQYPSLPADMQRKIADELDRTPGEILKKLEDIRNKII from the exons ATGTACCTCTACAGCCTGACGCTGCAGCGCGCGACGGGGGCGGTGTGCGCCGTCATCGGTAGCTTCAGCGGGCGCGACTCGAAGAAGGCGTCCGCCTCCGTGTCCGCCTCCACGCAGGAGATCGCCGTCGCTCGGGGCAGCACGCTCGACCTCCTCCGCACTGACCCGGAGACCGGCCGCCTCCGCACGCTTCTCTCCGTCGACGTCTTCGGCGTCATCCGCTCGCTGGCGCAGTTCCGCCTCACCGGCGCCACCAAGGACTACCTCGTCGTCGGCTCCGACTCCGGTCGCCTCGTCATCCTCGAGTACTCTCCTGACCGCAACCGCCTCGACAAGGTGCACCAGGAAACCTTCGGCAAATCCGGGTGCCGCCGCATCGTCCCCGGCCAGCTCCTCGCGGTCGACCCCAAGGGCCGCGCGCTCTGCATCGCCGCGCTCGAGAAGCAGAAGCTCGTCTACGTCCTCAACCGGGATGCCGCCGCGCGCCTCACCATCTCGTCCCCGCTCGAGGCGCACAAGTCCAACACGCTCACTTTCTCCCTTGCCGCTCTGGATTGCGGATTCGACAACCCCATCTTCTCCGCCATCGAGCTCGAGTACGCTGAGTCTGACCGCGACCCCACGGGGCAGGCTGCTAACCAGGCGCagaagctcctcaccttctaCGAGCTTGATCTGGGTCTCAACCATGTCTCCCGCAAGGCCTCTGAGCCGATAGATAATGGTGCCAATCTTCTTGTGACTGTCCCTGGTGGAGGTGACGGTCCGAGCGGGGTTCTTGTATGCTGTGACAACTTCGTGCTGTACCGAAACCAGGGGCACCCAGAGATTCGCGCTGTTATTCCACGCCGTGCTGACCTCCCGGCTGAGCGTGGTGTCCTCATCGTTGCTGCTGCTACACACAGACAGAAGagtttattcttcttcttactACAGACTGAGTATGGTGACATCTTCAAGGTCGACCTTGAACATAGTGGTGATACTGTTAGTGAGCTCAGGATCAAGTACTTCGACACCATACCTGTGGCATCGGCTATCTGTGTGCTGCGATCGGGTTTCCTCTTTGCCACTTCTGAGTTTGGCAACCATGCACTTTACCAATTTCGTGATATTGGTCGGGATGCGGATGTCGAGTCCTCGTCAGCAACACTGATGGAAACAGAGGAGGGGTTCCAACCAGTTTTCTTTCAACCAAGGGCACTCAAAAACCTCATCCGCATAGACGAGATTGAGAGCCTCATGCCAGTCATGGATATGCGTATTGCGAATTTATTTGATGAGGAAACACCCCAGGTGTTTACTGCCTGTGGCCGTGGTCCACGCTCCACTCTGCGCATCCTGAGGCCTGGACTTGCCATCAGTGAGATGGCCCGATCAATGCTTCCTGCCGAGCCTATTGCTGTGTGGACTGTCAAGAAGAATATCAATGACATGTTTGATGCCTACATTGTTGTGTCTTTTGCTAATGTTACACTTGTGCTTTCTATTGGTGAGACCATTGAAGAAGTCAGCGACAGCCAGTTCCTGGACACCACACACTCTCTTGCAGTCACACTCCTTGGTGAGGACTCTCTGATGCAGGTCCACCCAAATGGTATAAGGCATATTAGGGAGGATGGCCGTGTCAATGAATGGAGGACTCCTGGAAAGAAAACTATTACAAAGGTTGGATCAAACCGGCTCCAGGTGGTAATCGCCCTCAGTGGTGGAGAGCTCATTTATTTTGAGATGGACATGACAGGTCAACTCATGGAGGTGGAGAAGCAGGACATGTCTGGTGATGTTGCATGCCTGGCCATTGCGCCGGTCCCTGAGGGGAGGCAAAGGTCCAGATTCCTTGCAGTAGGATCCTATGATAACACCATTCGTATCCTCTCCCTGGACCCTGATGACTGCTTACAGCCTCTAAGCGTCCAAAGTGTCTCATCGGCCCCAGAGTCACTCCTGTTCCTGGAGGTCCAGGCATCAGTTGGTGTCGAGGATGGTGCAGAGTATCCCGCCAACCTTTTCCTCAACGCTGGCTTGCAGAATGGTGTCCTTTTCCGGACCAATGTTGACATGGTCACAGGTCAGCTGTCAGACACACGGTCTCGGTTCCTTGGTCTGAGACCTCCAAAGCTGTTCCCCTGTAGTGTTAGCCACCGCCAAGCAATGCTTTGCCTGTCCAGCCGTCCCTGGCTGGGCTATATCCATCAAGGTCACTTCCTCTTGACACCATTGTCCTGCGATACACTTGAATCTGCCGCATCCTTTTCTTCTGATCAGTGCTCAGAAGgtgttgttgctgttgctggaGACGCCCTTCGTATTTTCACCATTGAACGCCTAGGAGAGACTTTCAATGAAACTGCCATCCCACTGCGCTACACTCCAAGGAAGTTTGTGATTCTACCAAAGAAAAAATATCTTGCTGTCATTGAGAGCGATAAGGGTGCATTCAGCGCAGAAGAGCGAGAAGCTGCTAAAAAAGAGTGCCTTGAGGCTTCTGGTGCAGTGGAAAATGGAAATGCGAATAACGGGGATCAGATGGAGAATGGTGATGGTCAAGAATATGGTGCTGAGGAGGGCAGCACATTTCCTGATGAACAGTATGGTTATCCAAAGGCAGAATCGGAGAGGTGGGTTTCCTGCATTAGGATCCTTGATCCAAGGAGTAGGGACACGACTTGTCTGCTGGAATTGCAAGACAATGAGGCAGCTGTCAGTATTTGCACTGTCAATTTCCATGATAAGGAGCACGGTACTCTCCTGGCTGTTGGCACTGCCAAAGGATTGCAGTTCTGGCCAAAGAGGAGCCTCGCTGGTGGGTTCATCCACATATACAAGTTTGTGGATGAAGGGAGGTCACTCGGACTTCTACACAAGACACAAGTGGAGGAAGTACCTCTTGCATTGTGCCAGTTCCAGGGACGGTTACTTGCAGGTGTTGGTTCAGTGCTCAGATTATATGATCTGGGGAAGAGAAAATTGCTCAGGAAATGTGAAAACAAGCTTTTTCCCAGGACAATAGTGTCCATTCATACCTATCGTGATAGGATCTATGTTGGTGATATGCAAGAG TCATTTCATTATTGCAAGTACAGACGGGATGAAAACCAACTGTATATCTTCGCTGATGACAGTGTTCCCAGGTGGCTTACAGCAGCACAACAAGTAGATTTTGACACTGTGGCTGGAGCAGATAAGTTTGGGAATATATATTTTGCTCGTCTTCCTCAAGATATCTCGGATGAGATTGAAGAAGACCCAACTGGAGGCAAGATTAAGTGGGAGCAAGGGAAGTTAAATGGTGCCCCTAACAAAGTTGAGGAAATTGTGCAGTTTCACGTTGGTGATGTTGTCACATGTTTGCAGAAGGCCTCTTTAATTCCTGGTGGAGGTGAATGTCTTATTTATGGGACTGTGATGGGCAGTGTGGGAGCACTGTTTGCATTCACCTCCAGGGAAGATGTTGACTTCTTCTCACACTTGGAGATGCATCTCCGTCAGGAGCATCCACCATTATGTGGAAGAGATCACATGGCTTACAGATCTGCTTATTTTCCAGTGAAG GATGTGATCGATGGTGATCTCTGTGAGCAGTATCCCTCCCTCCCAGCTGATATGCAGAGGAAGATTGCCGATGAGCTTGACAGAACTCCTGGTGAAATCTTGAAGAAGCTAGAAGACATCAGGAACAAAATCATCTAA